A window of the Gossypium hirsutum isolate 1008001.06 chromosome A03, Gossypium_hirsutum_v2.1, whole genome shotgun sequence genome harbors these coding sequences:
- the LOC107887520 gene encoding uncharacterized protein, which yields MPPRVIIQRPVVFLYKDSKRVPWNYDYNVTISGKQSPVDTSKKNQDGGSYIRSGKRYDTTSKKAQLVKGKALVVEKMKEKVTKSKLPVNEPVNEEEAKEFLKFLKYSEYSVVEQLRKQLARISVLVLLLSSEVYRSALMKVLNETYVANDISVNKLDHLVSNISADNYIFFNDDEIPPGGMGSTKAFHITKRCKGYTLSGILIDNGSALNVLPLTTLNRLPIDSSHMKECQNIVKAFDGTERRVMGRIEVPLQIGPNTYEVDFLVMDIKPSYNYLFGRPWIHSAGAVPSSLHQKLKLVSEGQLITINAEEDIIATISNNVPYLETDDKAIECSFRSLKFVNAMFIAEGSKILVPKLFKTTKMSLQLMVGKRALPERELGRHIQGRVKTPILKDKRDRFSLRFKPDAKQRRRELEKKQERRRVRLMGEEIKWEPIIFPNISKTFVSGGIVHPKRGTPMEGAIEERLESLDINATYDEETGRENLSGICPYIPGSVLDNWTAKEIPIVFRTDLE from the coding sequence ATGCCACCGAGGGTTATAATCCAAAGACCTGTAGTCTTCCTCTACAAAGACAGCAAAAGGGTCCCATGGAATTATGATTACAACGTAACGATTTCAGGAAAGCAAAGCCCGGTTGACACTTCAAAGAAGAACCAAGATGGGGGCTCTTATATACGTAGCGGGAAACGTTACGATACAACAAGCAAAAAGGCACAACTCGTAAAAGGAAAAGCCCTAGTGGTCGAAAAGATGAAGGAAAAAGTGACCAAGTCTAAACTTCCTGTCAATGAGCCAGTTAACGAGGAGGAGGCTAAGGAGTTTCTAAAATTCCTAAAGTACAGTGAGTACAGCGTGGTGGAACAGCTACGTAAACAACTAGCTCGTATCTCGGTGCTGGTCTTACTTCTAAGCTCGGAAGTTTATCGCAGCGCGCTGATGAAGGTCTTGAATGAAACATATGTTGCCAATGATATCTCCGTTAACAAACTGGACCATTTGGTTAGCAACATAAGCGCCGACAACTATATCTTCTTCAATGACGACGAGATACCACCCGGGGGCATGGGGTCGACTAAAGCTTTCCATATCACCAAACGCTGTAAGGGATATACGCTGTCAGGCATACTCATTGACAACGGATCGGCCTTGAATGTTCTGCCATTGACCACGCTTAACAGATTACCTATAGACAGCTCTCACATGAAGGAGTGCCAGAACATAGTGAAAGCATTCGATGGCACGGAGAGAAGGGTGATGGGCAGAATTGAGGTACCTCTTCAGATCGGGCCAAACAcgtatgaggtggatttcttagtaatggatatcaagccctcataCAATTACTTATTTGGAAGGCCCTGGATACATTCAGCCGGGGCAGTGCCTTCATCGTTGCATCAAAAGTTGAAGCTGGTATCAGAGGGGCAGTTGATAACGATCAATGCTGAAGAGGATATCATTGCAACTATAAGCAATAATGTGCCTTATTTGGAGACAGATGACAAAGCAATCGAATGCTCATTTCGATCTTTGAAATTTGTTAATGCAATGTTCATCGCCGAGGGAAGCAAGATTCTGGTGCCAAAATTGTTCAAAACTACGAAGATGAGCCTACAGTTGATGGTTGGAAAAAGGGCTCTACCCGAAAGAGAACTTGGGAGACATATCCAAGGAAGGGTTAAAACGCCAATATTGAAGGACAAAAGAGACCGCTTCAGCTTAAGATTTAAACCAGATGCGAAACAAAGGAGAAGGGAgctagaaaagaagcaagaaagaaggagaGTGCGGTTAATGGGGGAGGAAATCAAATGGGAGCCAATAATATTCCCCAATATATCGAAAACTTTTGTGTCCGGAGGAATCGTCCATCCCAAGAGAGGCACGCCAATGGAGGGAGCCATAGAAGAAAGGTTGGAAAGCTTGGACATCAACGCCACATATGACGAAGAGACTGGAAGAGAAAATTTGTCGGGCATTTGCCCCTATAtacctggaagtgttctggaTAACTGGACTGCGAAAGAGATTCCTATAGTTTTTAGAACTGATTTAGAGTAA